In Curtobacterium sp. MCPF17_002, one genomic interval encodes:
- a CDS encoding MarR family transcriptional regulator codes for MNDVSLSTDLRIAVNRLSRTLRGQKADTTVTDAQFSALARLHRDGSMSLADLSRQDGVTPPSMTKTVAVLLERGLVSKDGHGDDRRKVLLGATPAGAAFVEETRRRRDGWLTPRLADLTEAERQTLADATEIMRRLAQQ; via the coding sequence GTGAACGACGTCTCCCTCTCGACCGACCTGCGGATCGCGGTGAACCGGCTGTCCCGGACCCTCCGCGGGCAGAAAGCCGACACCACGGTCACCGACGCGCAGTTCTCCGCCCTCGCCCGCCTGCACCGCGACGGATCGATGTCCCTCGCCGACCTCAGCCGGCAGGACGGCGTCACCCCGCCCTCGATGACGAAGACCGTCGCCGTGCTCCTCGAGCGTGGACTGGTCTCGAAGGACGGACACGGCGACGACCGCCGCAAGGTGCTCCTCGGAGCCACCCCGGCCGGCGCCGCCTTCGTCGAGGAGACCCGTCGCCGTCGGGACGGCTGGCTCACCCCGCGCCTCGCCGACCTCACCGAGGCCGAGCGCCAGACCCTCGCCGACGCCACCGAGATCATGAGGAGGCTGGCCCAGCAGTGA
- a CDS encoding glucose 1-dehydrogenase produces the protein MSEFEGKVAIVTGGGSGIGESIAKELAAAGAKVVATDIKLDAAQRVVSEIEAVGGTAVAFEANSALAADNERAVQFAVDTYGALHLAVNNAGIGAAPQPIGEYDIAAWDRVRAVDLDGVFYGLRYEIPAMLASGGGAIVNMSSVLGSVGIAQNAAYVASKHALVGLTKVAALEYTAQGVRTNAVGPGFIDTPLVRASLSAEALSALESEHAAKRLGTDAEVAALVLFLLSDKASFISGSYHLVDGGYSAH, from the coding sequence ATGTCCGAGTTCGAGGGCAAGGTCGCCATCGTCACCGGTGGTGGCAGCGGTATCGGGGAGTCCATCGCGAAGGAGCTCGCCGCCGCGGGCGCGAAGGTCGTCGCGACCGACATCAAGCTGGACGCCGCACAGCGCGTCGTGTCGGAGATCGAGGCAGTGGGAGGCACCGCCGTCGCGTTCGAGGCGAACTCGGCCCTCGCCGCCGACAACGAGCGGGCCGTGCAGTTCGCGGTCGACACCTACGGGGCACTCCACCTCGCCGTGAACAACGCCGGCATCGGCGCCGCACCGCAGCCCATCGGCGAGTATGACATCGCCGCGTGGGACCGTGTCCGTGCGGTCGACCTCGACGGTGTGTTCTACGGCCTCCGGTACGAGATCCCCGCGATGCTCGCCTCCGGTGGTGGCGCGATCGTGAACATGTCGTCCGTGCTCGGCTCGGTCGGCATCGCGCAGAACGCCGCGTACGTCGCCTCGAAGCACGCGCTCGTGGGCCTCACGAAGGTCGCCGCGCTGGAGTACACCGCCCAGGGCGTCCGCACGAACGCGGTCGGCCCGGGCTTCATCGACACCCCGCTCGTCCGGGCGTCGCTGTCCGCCGAGGCACTGTCGGCGCTCGAGTCCGAGCACGCCGCGAAGCGTCTCGGCACCGACGCCGAGGTCGCCGCGCTCGTGCTGTTCCTGCTGAGCGACAAGGCCTCGTTCATCAGCGGCAGCTACCACCTGGTCGACGGCGGCTACAGCGCCCACTAG
- a CDS encoding MFS transporter, producing MTAMFRSLSTHNYRIWFAGALVSNVGTWMQRTAQDWIVLTKLSDNDAIAVGITMALQFGPQLLLLPLTGLAADRFDRRKMLMLTQGLMGALGLGLGILVLTDTATIWSLYGFALALGIVAAFDTPIRQTFVSDVVQGENVANAVALNSASFNAARLVGPAVAGVLIAAIGSGWVFVINAASFLAVLIALRFVDPSQLADRIRAKRGKGQILAGIHYVRTRPDIIVVLCMIFVVGTFGVNFPIFTSTMARVEFHKGAGEFGLLNSVMAIGSVAGALLSARRDRPRMRTLVIASAGFGIACAAAAVAPTYWTFAIVLVFVGLASLTFMTTANALVQTTTKPAMRGRVMALYMAIFAGGTPIGAPIVGAVADAWGPRWAIGVGATSGFVALAIALVWLIRHERFRVRYDADTRLHLAITHAMPVVGTRASRAALRHDLERDEAVANRSSAV from the coding sequence GTGACCGCCATGTTCCGCTCCCTGTCGACCCACAACTACCGCATCTGGTTCGCCGGAGCCCTCGTCTCCAACGTCGGTACCTGGATGCAGCGCACCGCCCAGGACTGGATCGTCCTCACCAAGCTCTCCGACAACGACGCGATCGCGGTCGGCATCACGATGGCGCTGCAGTTCGGCCCGCAGCTCCTGCTCCTCCCCCTCACCGGCCTCGCCGCCGACCGGTTCGACCGGCGCAAGATGCTCATGCTCACGCAGGGGCTGATGGGCGCACTCGGGCTCGGCCTCGGGATCCTGGTGCTCACCGACACCGCGACGATCTGGTCCCTCTACGGGTTCGCCCTCGCGCTCGGCATCGTCGCCGCGTTCGACACCCCGATCCGGCAGACCTTCGTCTCCGACGTCGTGCAGGGGGAGAACGTCGCCAACGCCGTGGCGCTCAACTCCGCGTCGTTCAACGCCGCACGGCTCGTCGGCCCCGCGGTCGCCGGCGTCCTCATCGCCGCGATCGGCTCCGGCTGGGTGTTCGTCATCAACGCGGCCTCGTTCCTGGCCGTCCTCATCGCGCTGCGCTTCGTCGACCCGTCCCAGCTCGCCGACCGGATCCGGGCGAAACGCGGCAAGGGGCAGATCCTCGCCGGGATCCACTACGTGCGGACCCGGCCCGACATCATCGTCGTGCTCTGCATGATCTTCGTCGTCGGCACGTTCGGCGTGAACTTCCCGATCTTCACCTCGACGATGGCCCGGGTCGAGTTCCACAAGGGCGCGGGCGAGTTCGGTCTGCTCAACTCGGTGATGGCGATCGGTTCGGTCGCCGGCGCACTGCTCTCCGCGCGGCGGGACCGCCCCCGGATGCGCACCCTCGTGATCGCCTCCGCCGGCTTCGGGATCGCCTGCGCCGCAGCCGCCGTCGCCCCGACGTACTGGACCTTCGCGATCGTCCTGGTGTTCGTCGGGCTCGCGTCCCTGACCTTCATGACGACGGCCAACGCCCTGGTGCAGACCACGACGAAGCCCGCGATGCGTGGCCGCGTGATGGCGCTGTACATGGCGATCTTCGCCGGCGGCACCCCCATCGGCGCCCCGATCGTCGGAGCCGTCGCCGACGCCTGGGGCCCGCGATGGGCCATCGGCGTCGGCGCGACCTCCGGGTTCGTGGCGCTCGCGATCGCCCTCGTCTGGCTCATCCGCCACGAGCGGTTCCGGGTGCGGTACGACGCGGACACCCGGCTCCACCTGGCGATCACGCACGCGATGCCGGTGGTCGGGACGCGCGCCTCGCGCGCGGCACTCCGGCACGACCTGGAACGTGACGAGGCGGTCGCCAACCGCTCCAGCGCCGTCTGA
- a CDS encoding alpha/beta hydrolase, whose protein sequence is MPTFSAARGDASFTDAHGVEIVYSTWRAARPKGIVQIAHGVGEHGLRYEPLAQDLVRAGYTVHVNDHRGHGRTGLGQWDGDHSKLGRLGPGGLRAAIAAVEQMTAVARADTPGVPLVLVGHSWGSLMAQRIVNTSSESYDGVVLSATAYRLPGWMNSGDLNARHAGSGPTKFEWLTRDRSIIEAMSVDPLAVEADVIGLFGLADTLRLLGVPRRGIPHDLPMLLQVGSEDPLGGPRSVERLAQAYRRRGGLTDVSVRVYEGARHEVYNETNRAEVVADLVGWLDRVTSR, encoded by the coding sequence GTGCCCACCTTCTCCGCAGCACGAGGCGACGCCTCGTTCACCGATGCCCACGGCGTCGAGATCGTCTACTCGACCTGGCGTGCGGCGCGGCCGAAGGGCATCGTGCAGATCGCGCACGGGGTGGGCGAGCACGGGCTCCGGTACGAGCCGCTCGCGCAGGACCTCGTCCGCGCCGGGTACACCGTCCACGTCAACGACCACCGTGGGCACGGTCGCACCGGCCTCGGGCAGTGGGACGGCGACCACAGCAAGCTCGGACGCCTCGGACCCGGTGGGCTCCGCGCAGCGATCGCAGCCGTGGAGCAGATGACGGCGGTCGCGCGCGCGGACACCCCCGGCGTCCCGCTCGTGCTCGTCGGACACTCGTGGGGCTCGCTCATGGCGCAGCGGATCGTGAACACCTCGTCGGAGTCGTACGACGGCGTGGTGCTCTCCGCGACCGCGTACCGGCTGCCCGGGTGGATGAACAGCGGCGACCTCAACGCCCGGCACGCGGGGTCCGGGCCGACGAAGTTCGAGTGGCTCACCCGTGACCGGTCGATCATCGAGGCGATGTCGGTGGACCCCCTCGCGGTCGAGGCCGACGTCATCGGGCTCTTCGGGCTCGCGGACACGCTGCGCCTCCTCGGGGTCCCGCGGCGCGGCATCCCGCACGACCTGCCGATGCTGCTGCAGGTCGGGTCGGAGGACCCCCTCGGCGGCCCCCGGTCCGTCGAACGGCTCGCGCAGGCCTACCGGCGTCGGGGCGGACTCACCGACGTCTCGGTGCGGGTGTACGAGGGAGCCCGGCACGAGGTCTACAACGAGACCAACCGCGCCGAGGTCGTCGCCGACCTGGTCGGGTGGCTCGACCGGGTCACGTCGCGCTGA
- a CDS encoding biotin/lipoate A/B protein ligase family protein — MHGEYKVPGGKLVVVDLEVVDGVIQEFRLAGDFFLEPDDALPLIDQAVNGQPATTDAAGIAAAVRAALPADAVLLGFTPESVGVAVRRALSRASTWREYDWEIVHEGPISPNEHLALDQVLTEEVGAGRRGPTLRIWEWNQPAVVIGSFQSLKNEVDPDGAAKFGVEVVRRISGGGAMFMDAGAVISYSLYVPTDLVQGMTFADSYAYLDEWVIEALKSLGIEAYYQPLNDITSTKGKIGGAAQKRLGTGALLHHATMSYDMDGEKMVQILRIGREKMSDKGTTSAAKRVDPLRSQTGLTRAEIIDRLIGTFTRLYGAHEGHVTEAERARAQELVRTKFQTQEWLERVP, encoded by the coding sequence ATGCACGGTGAGTACAAGGTCCCCGGGGGCAAGCTGGTCGTCGTCGACCTCGAGGTCGTCGACGGCGTCATCCAGGAGTTCCGACTGGCGGGGGACTTCTTCCTCGAACCCGACGACGCGCTCCCGCTCATCGACCAGGCCGTCAACGGCCAGCCGGCGACGACGGACGCCGCGGGCATCGCCGCCGCGGTCCGTGCCGCGCTGCCGGCGGACGCCGTGCTGCTCGGCTTCACCCCCGAGTCCGTGGGAGTCGCCGTCCGCCGGGCGCTGTCCCGCGCCTCGACCTGGCGCGAGTACGACTGGGAGATCGTCCACGAGGGGCCGATCAGCCCGAACGAGCACCTCGCGCTCGACCAGGTCCTGACGGAAGAGGTCGGTGCCGGTCGCCGCGGCCCGACCCTGCGCATCTGGGAGTGGAACCAGCCGGCCGTCGTCATCGGGTCGTTCCAGTCCCTCAAGAACGAGGTCGACCCGGACGGCGCGGCGAAGTTCGGCGTCGAGGTCGTCCGACGGATCTCCGGCGGCGGCGCGATGTTCATGGACGCCGGCGCCGTCATCTCGTACTCGCTCTACGTCCCGACCGACCTCGTGCAGGGCATGACCTTCGCCGACTCGTACGCCTACCTCGACGAGTGGGTGATCGAGGCGCTGAAGTCGCTCGGCATCGAGGCGTACTACCAGCCGCTCAACGACATCACCTCGACCAAGGGCAAGATCGGCGGCGCCGCCCAGAAGCGCCTCGGTACCGGGGCACTGCTCCACCACGCCACCATGAGCTACGACATGGACGGCGAGAAGATGGTGCAGATCCTGCGCATCGGACGCGAGAAGATGAGCGACAAGGGGACGACCAGTGCCGCGAAGCGCGTCGATCCGCTGCGTTCGCAGACCGGCCTGACCCGCGCGGAGATCATCGACCGGCTCATCGGCACCTTCACCCGGCTCTACGGGGCGCACGAGGGGCACGTGACCGAGGCCGAGCGTGCCCGGGCGCAGGAGCTCGTGCGGACGAAGTTCCAGACGCAGGAGTGGCTCGAGCGCGTCCCCTGA
- a CDS encoding site-specific DNA-methyltransferase, with protein MQRGDDRGPDRVVLGDNLDVLPTLADGSFTLVYLDPPFNTGRYQRRHASAAVATTDDLSESPPAAPRARPETRVTGFRGRTYERIRGDLMRFDDRFDDYWSFLEPRLLEAWRLLAADGTLYLHLDYRESHYAKVLLDALFGRDAFLNEIVWAYDFGAKSRSRWPTKHDTILVYVKDPSRYWFDSAAVDREPYMAPGLVTAEKRERGKLPTDVWWHTIVSPTGREKTGYPTQKPEGVLRRIVQASSREGDWVLDFFAGSGTTGAVAQALGRRFVLVDDNPVAVDVMRKRLPAASFEVVEPPAASAV; from the coding sequence GTGCAGCGCGGAGACGATCGTGGCCCGGACCGGGTGGTCCTCGGCGACAACCTCGATGTGCTCCCCACCCTCGCCGACGGGTCGTTCACGCTGGTCTACCTCGATCCGCCGTTCAACACCGGCCGGTACCAGCGCCGGCACGCGAGCGCGGCGGTCGCGACCACGGACGACCTGAGCGAGTCGCCACCCGCGGCGCCCCGAGCCCGCCCCGAGACCCGCGTCACCGGCTTCCGCGGGCGCACGTACGAGCGGATCCGCGGCGACCTCATGCGTTTCGACGACCGCTTCGACGACTACTGGTCGTTCCTCGAGCCCCGGCTGCTCGAGGCGTGGCGGCTCCTCGCCGCGGACGGCACCCTCTACCTGCACCTCGACTACCGCGAGTCCCACTACGCGAAGGTCCTGCTCGACGCACTGTTCGGCCGGGACGCGTTCCTCAACGAGATCGTCTGGGCGTACGACTTCGGCGCGAAGTCGCGGTCACGCTGGCCGACGAAGCACGACACGATCCTCGTGTACGTGAAGGACCCGTCGCGCTACTGGTTCGACTCCGCTGCCGTCGACCGCGAGCCGTACATGGCTCCCGGCCTGGTCACCGCCGAGAAGCGGGAGCGCGGCAAGCTCCCGACCGACGTGTGGTGGCACACGATCGTGTCGCCGACCGGCCGCGAGAAGACGGGCTACCCGACGCAGAAACCCGAGGGTGTGCTGCGGCGGATCGTCCAGGCGTCCTCACGCGAGGGCGACTGGGTCCTCGACTTCTTCGCCGGCAGCGGCACGACGGGTGCGGTCGCCCAGGCGCTCGGCCGGCGGTTCGTCCTGGTGGACGACAACCCCGTCGCGGTCGACGTGATGCGGAAGCGGCTCCCCGCGGCGTCGTTCGAGGTCGTGGAACCGCCCGCCGCCTCCGCGGTCTGA
- a CDS encoding GNAT family N-acetyltransferase, translating to MAAPEVRNDTDKQQYSLVEDGEVIGFAAYEVGGDEIRFVHTEVDPAHRGGGHASILVEHALDDVRSRSLRVVPQCSYVAAWLERHPDYQELTTR from the coding sequence ATGGCAGCACCCGAGGTCCGCAACGACACCGACAAGCAGCAGTACTCCCTCGTCGAGGACGGCGAGGTGATCGGCTTCGCGGCGTACGAGGTCGGCGGCGACGAGATCCGCTTCGTGCACACCGAGGTCGATCCGGCACACCGTGGGGGCGGGCACGCGTCGATCCTCGTCGAGCACGCGCTCGACGACGTCCGATCGCGCTCGCTGCGCGTCGTGCCGCAGTGCAGCTACGTCGCGGCGTGGCTCGAGCGGCACCCGGACTACCAGGAGCTCACGACCCGCTGA